The following coding sequences are from one Halobacteria archaeon AArc-dxtr1 window:
- a CDS encoding bifunctional precorrin-2 dehydrogenase/sirohydrochlorin ferrochelatase, whose translation MIPLLHDFSASTVLVFGGGPVGARKARRFAREARVVVVSPAFANESFESEGTGETELLRAAPAPEEVGDWLDRFEPALVVAATDDESVNDAVVAAARDRGTLVNRADRAGEREPGSVVVPATVREGDVVVSISTSGTAPVLSKHLRTELDAELAGAGEMATALAALRTRLKELDVPPDRRRQIVTDTVNSPSVWTALRTGAPNTEQVIEDVLEEHRNAGGELQ comes from the coding sequence ATGATCCCTCTGCTTCACGACTTCTCCGCGTCGACGGTGCTCGTCTTCGGCGGCGGCCCCGTCGGCGCGCGGAAGGCCCGCCGGTTCGCCCGCGAGGCGCGCGTCGTGGTCGTCAGCCCGGCCTTTGCCAACGAATCGTTCGAGTCAGAGGGAACAGGCGAGACGGAACTCCTCCGGGCAGCTCCCGCACCCGAAGAGGTCGGCGACTGGCTCGACCGGTTCGAGCCCGCGCTGGTCGTCGCCGCAACTGACGACGAATCCGTTAACGACGCGGTGGTGGCTGCAGCGCGCGATCGAGGAACGCTGGTCAACCGCGCGGATCGCGCTGGCGAACGCGAGCCGGGAAGCGTCGTCGTGCCGGCGACGGTTCGCGAGGGCGACGTCGTCGTCTCGATCTCGACGAGTGGAACCGCACCAGTCCTGAGCAAACATCTCCGAACGGAGCTAGACGCGGAGCTCGCGGGGGCCGGCGAGATGGCGACGGCGCTCGCTGCGCTTCGAACTCGTCTCAAAGAACTGGACGTTCCACCCGACCGCCGGCGCCAGATAGTCACTGACACCGTCAATTCTCCGTCCGTTTGGACAGCTTTACGTACGGGAGCCCCGAACACGGAGCAAGTGATCGAGGACGTGCTGGAGGAGCACCGAAACGCCGGAGGTGAGCTGCAGTGA
- the hemA gene encoding glutamyl-tRNA reductase, which yields MTAGGLVTSARVTHERADVDQLAAASPSSQRAGVAGLLARPGVSEAFVLSTCNRVEAYVVAEDGAVGRAAMEGFFASVDDEAVVVADHDESITHLLQVACGLESVVIGEDQIIGQVRRAYEDARTTGGIGSLLEMAVTKAIHVGERARTETAINEGIVSLGSAATRLAGREIDLTDATALVVGAGEMGQLAARAVAATETAEVVVANRTVAHAEHVVRDIDDEVTASAAPLTAVGTIARRADVIMTATGSDEPVLETHHLDEDGSEQVVVDLGQPRDVAPGVADVTDVSVYDLDDLESVTTRTREQRAAAAREVEVLIDREVDNLHDQYKRAQADDVIATMYESAEQIKRRELETAKARLAESEGSVDEWEIIESMADALVGQLLAPPTQSLREAAAQDDWETIYTALRLFDPGLDDGPPSAMQSPWETGQRTTGGDLHGIGTARFDASRLGEASGITDDD from the coding sequence GTGACCGCAGGCGGACTGGTGACGAGTGCCCGCGTGACCCACGAGCGCGCCGACGTCGACCAGCTTGCAGCCGCGAGTCCGTCCAGCCAGCGCGCCGGCGTCGCCGGTCTGCTGGCCCGACCGGGGGTTTCCGAGGCGTTCGTCCTCTCGACGTGCAACCGTGTCGAAGCGTACGTCGTCGCCGAGGACGGCGCGGTCGGCCGCGCCGCCATGGAGGGATTTTTCGCGTCGGTCGACGACGAGGCGGTCGTCGTGGCCGACCACGATGAGAGTATCACGCACCTGCTGCAGGTCGCTTGCGGGCTCGAATCGGTCGTCATCGGCGAGGATCAGATCATCGGCCAGGTCCGGCGAGCGTACGAGGACGCCCGGACCACCGGCGGGATCGGGTCGTTGCTCGAGATGGCCGTCACCAAAGCGATTCACGTCGGCGAGCGTGCCCGCACCGAGACGGCGATCAACGAGGGTATCGTCTCGCTGGGCTCGGCGGCGACCCGGCTGGCAGGGCGTGAGATCGATCTGACCGACGCGACGGCGCTCGTGGTCGGCGCCGGCGAGATGGGACAGCTCGCTGCCCGCGCTGTGGCCGCAACGGAGACCGCTGAGGTCGTCGTCGCCAACCGGACGGTCGCTCACGCCGAACACGTCGTTCGCGACATCGACGACGAGGTGACCGCCAGCGCTGCCCCACTAACTGCGGTCGGGACGATCGCCCGGCGGGCGGACGTCATCATGACCGCGACTGGAAGCGACGAGCCGGTACTCGAGACACACCACCTCGACGAGGACGGCAGCGAGCAGGTCGTCGTCGATCTCGGCCAGCCCCGAGACGTCGCGCCGGGCGTGGCAGACGTCACGGACGTCTCGGTGTACGATCTCGACGATCTCGAGTCGGTAACGACCCGAACTCGCGAGCAGCGCGCGGCGGCCGCCCGGGAGGTCGAGGTACTGATCGATCGGGAAGTTGACAACCTCCACGATCAGTACAAACGCGCCCAGGCCGACGACGTGATCGCAACGATGTACGAGTCCGCAGAGCAGATCAAGCGCCGCGAGCTCGAGACCGCCAAAGCACGGTTAGCCGAGAGCGAAGGGAGCGTCGACGAGTGGGAGATCATCGAGTCGATGGCCGACGCGCTGGTCGGCCAGTTGCTCGCGCCGCCGACCCAGAGCCTGCGAGAGGCGGCTGCCCAGGACGACTGGGAGACGATCTACACCGCACTCCGACTCTTCGATCCCGGGCTCGACGATGGCCCGCCATCTGCGATGCAGTCTCCGTGGGAGACGGGACAGCGAACCACCGGTGGCGATCTACACGGCATCGGCACAGCCCGATTCGACGCGAGCCGGCTCGGCGAGGCCAGCGGTATCACTGACGACGACTGA
- the lwrS gene encoding LWR-salt protein encodes MNGQYVFRVGLRLETRRDDVRLDPTTAETTLRIEAAEPGTEGWRFFRDTLWRGELSDPTYGRELIDEWVEPPVDAVEFRELQVDDAYRSALQTEIADDLDAFNAETVTEVLSKYLGSSIRVMGEGEHW; translated from the coding sequence ATGAACGGGCAGTACGTCTTCCGTGTTGGGCTTCGCCTCGAGACACGACGAGACGACGTCCGGCTCGATCCCACCACCGCCGAGACCACGCTCCGAATCGAGGCTGCGGAGCCGGGAACGGAGGGATGGCGCTTCTTTCGAGACACCCTGTGGCGCGGTGAGCTGTCGGATCCGACGTACGGGCGAGAGCTCATCGACGAGTGGGTCGAGCCACCGGTCGACGCCGTCGAGTTCCGCGAGCTACAGGTCGATGACGCCTACCGCTCGGCACTACAGACCGAAATTGCGGACGATCTGGACGCGTTCAACGCCGAGACTGTCACCGAAGTGCTCTCGAAGTACCTCGGGTCGAGTATCAGAGTGATGGGCGAGGGAGAGCACTGGTGA
- a CDS encoding HAD family hydrolase, whose amino-acid sequence MVPEYDFWLLDLDGTLVDVDWGYTREVFDRVGDRLGRRFSDREADIIWSGLTGSRDRQLAAWGIDPAEFWEIFHDEEDPRVRAEQTYLHDDADFVTEIDQPVGLVTHCQEFLCEPVLDRVDIRDWFDVVLCCSEQTGWKPDPTPVERTMSELGVGHNGHQGVLAGDGANDVGAAWNAGLDAIHVERVGHERRGQCVLGDYRITSFEELQAETEEL is encoded by the coding sequence ATGGTCCCCGAGTACGACTTCTGGCTGCTCGACCTCGACGGGACCCTGGTCGACGTCGACTGGGGGTACACGAGAGAGGTCTTCGATCGGGTCGGAGACCGGCTCGGACGCCGCTTCAGCGACCGCGAAGCCGACATCATCTGGAGCGGGTTAACCGGGTCACGAGACCGCCAGCTTGCGGCATGGGGCATCGATCCAGCCGAGTTCTGGGAGATATTCCACGACGAAGAAGATCCTCGCGTACGCGCCGAACAGACCTATCTCCACGACGACGCCGACTTTGTCACCGAGATCGATCAGCCGGTAGGGCTGGTGACTCACTGCCAGGAGTTCCTCTGTGAGCCGGTGTTAGATCGCGTCGATATTCGCGACTGGTTCGACGTCGTCCTCTGTTGTAGCGAGCAGACCGGGTGGAAACCGGACCCGACCCCCGTCGAGCGCACGATGTCGGAACTCGGCGTCGGCCACAACGGCCACCAGGGCGTGCTGGCGGGCGACGGTGCCAACGACGTCGGCGCCGCCTGGAACGCCGGGCTGGACGCGATCCACGTCGAGCGCGTCGGCCACGAGCGCCGTGGACAGTGCGTGCTCGGCGACTACCGGATCACGTCGTTCGAGGAATTGCAGGCCGAAACGGAGGAGCTGTAG
- a CDS encoding helix-turn-helix domain-containing protein — MSTIAEFRVSAAETSLGHTFERVPDVQFELEPSVSRTVPSLWVDGVSRDDVELAFDADSSVEAYSLVTETTGRLLYDVTFAEGAPCLTEGRIEDGEGCALLACWGVDGWWQAKIRVRDRDHLWRIHEEFVRNDVSVDLRRVSDVATDAAEGSSLTPQQHEALEAALAHGYFEIPRGISMEELAGELGISHQALSERLRRAYGTLVEQEIQPTDREESTTGPR, encoded by the coding sequence ATGTCGACTATCGCCGAGTTTCGTGTCTCGGCCGCGGAGACGTCGCTCGGACACACGTTCGAGCGCGTTCCCGACGTCCAGTTCGAACTCGAGCCGTCGGTATCTCGGACTGTCCCTTCGCTGTGGGTCGATGGTGTGAGCCGCGACGACGTCGAACTGGCGTTCGACGCGGATTCCTCCGTCGAGGCCTACTCTCTGGTAACCGAGACGACCGGACGGCTCCTGTACGACGTAACGTTCGCCGAAGGAGCGCCGTGTCTCACGGAGGGTCGCATCGAGGATGGCGAGGGGTGCGCCCTGCTGGCGTGTTGGGGGGTCGACGGCTGGTGGCAAGCCAAAATACGGGTCCGGGATCGGGACCATCTCTGGCGGATCCACGAGGAATTCGTCCGTAACGACGTCTCCGTCGACTTACGTCGCGTCTCGGACGTCGCCACTGACGCTGCGGAGGGATCATCGCTTACTCCCCAACAGCACGAGGCGCTCGAGGCCGCCTTAGCACACGGCTACTTCGAGATTCCCCGTGGGATCTCAATGGAGGAACTCGCCGGCGAACTGGGAATCTCTCACCAGGCGCTCTCAGAACGGCTCCGGCGGGCCTACGGCACCCTCGTCGAGCAGGAGATCCAGCCCACCGACAGGGAAGAATCGACGACCGGGCCGCGATAA
- a CDS encoding Hsp20/alpha crystallin family protein produces the protein MAPLREALQDLSDDAFFDLLESEGAYLLVLDVPGASAETLEVTVDDGHISVEARREKPDGEGYRYVTEDRPLYHDVDLPLPADATESGAEAVVERGVLELTLPKRTATDETNIDVVEGENRDEDDIVESRDRDEDDDDEPAGGG, from the coding sequence ATGGCACCGCTGCGCGAGGCGCTGCAAGATCTCTCCGACGACGCGTTTTTCGATCTGCTCGAGAGCGAGGGGGCGTATCTGCTCGTCCTCGACGTCCCGGGAGCCAGCGCGGAGACACTCGAGGTCACCGTCGACGACGGGCACATCTCGGTCGAGGCGCGTCGGGAGAAGCCCGACGGCGAGGGGTACCGGTACGTGACGGAGGACCGCCCGCTGTATCACGATGTCGACCTTCCGCTCCCTGCCGACGCGACCGAGTCGGGGGCCGAGGCAGTCGTCGAGCGCGGCGTCCTCGAGTTGACGCTCCCAAAGCGTACCGCGACGGACGAGACGAACATCGACGTTGTCGAGGGGGAAAATCGAGACGAAGACGACATCGTCGAAAGCCGGGATCGAGACGAAGATGACGACGACGAGCCCGCCGGGGGCGGCTAA
- a CDS encoding AarF/ABC1/UbiB kinase family protein, protein MLAYARDRRRFLLFGRRRRVDHQTHRRRAEVLLESLLTLGPTFIKLGQLLSTRPDVLPPAYVEVLSALQDDVPPTDWAKAEEVVEEELGPVDEQFDAFDTEAISGASLGQVYRARLDGQEVAVKVRRPEIEELVAADLRVIRWSMPILLRVVDDSRAFSLENLADEFAKTIREEMDYEREARMLEEIKENLGADDRVRIPAVIDRRSGPRVLTMEYVEGTKINDIEELEAQGIDREQIAENLQRAYMQMIIDDGVFHADPHPGNLAVTDDGQIVFYDFGMSGRVDEFVQNKIVEFYIAVANRDIDAILDALIEIGTLSPEADRAVMAEVMEVAIENARGREIEQYRVQQIVGQVEDSIYEFPFRLPKNLALVLRVATVVEGVCITLDPDYDFISTATEYLTEEGYREESIRQFIDATGADVRDAGTSLIRVPPKTERALDRLERDNLYVRIGVEDDKNVFEHLARRLIYGMLLTMALFSTGVLYALEAPEASIVAGAFAVVITVQLYRSFRESRGIKAKPQFTRQNVSRRRGEE, encoded by the coding sequence TTGCTCGCGTACGCCCGCGACCGGCGCCGATTCCTGCTGTTCGGCAGGCGGCGGCGCGTCGACCACCAGACCCACCGCCGTCGGGCGGAGGTCCTCCTCGAGTCGTTGCTGACGCTCGGCCCGACGTTCATCAAGCTCGGACAGCTCCTTTCGACGCGGCCCGACGTGCTCCCGCCGGCGTACGTCGAGGTGCTCTCGGCGCTCCAGGACGACGTGCCGCCGACTGACTGGGCCAAGGCAGAGGAGGTTGTCGAGGAGGAGTTAGGGCCCGTCGACGAGCAGTTCGACGCCTTCGACACCGAGGCGATCAGCGGTGCGAGCCTCGGACAGGTGTACCGGGCCCGGCTGGACGGCCAGGAGGTCGCGGTAAAAGTCCGGCGGCCAGAGATCGAGGAGCTGGTCGCGGCTGACCTGCGCGTCATTCGGTGGTCGATGCCGATTCTGCTCCGCGTGGTCGACGACTCGAGAGCGTTTTCACTCGAGAATCTGGCCGACGAGTTCGCCAAGACCATCCGCGAAGAGATGGACTACGAGCGCGAGGCGCGGATGCTAGAGGAGATCAAAGAGAACCTCGGCGCGGACGATCGGGTCCGGATTCCGGCGGTGATCGATCGTCGGTCCGGACCACGCGTCCTGACGATGGAGTACGTCGAGGGGACGAAGATCAACGACATCGAGGAGCTCGAAGCGCAGGGGATCGACCGCGAGCAGATCGCAGAGAACCTCCAGCGGGCGTACATGCAGATGATCATCGACGACGGAGTGTTTCACGCCGATCCCCACCCCGGCAATCTGGCAGTCACCGACGATGGGCAAATCGTCTTCTACGATTTCGGGATGTCCGGCCGGGTCGACGAGTTCGTCCAGAACAAGATCGTCGAGTTCTACATCGCAGTCGCCAACCGCGATATCGACGCGATCCTCGATGCGCTTATCGAAATCGGGACGCTCAGCCCCGAGGCGGACCGGGCAGTGATGGCCGAGGTGATGGAAGTCGCGATCGAGAACGCCCGCGGGCGGGAGATCGAGCAGTACCGCGTCCAGCAGATCGTCGGCCAGGTCGAGGACTCGATCTACGAGTTCCCCTTCCGCCTGCCGAAGAATCTGGCGCTCGTCCTCCGGGTCGCGACGGTCGTCGAGGGCGTCTGCATCACGCTCGACCCCGACTACGACTTCATCTCGACGGCGACCGAGTACCTGACCGAGGAGGGGTATCGCGAGGAGTCGATTCGGCAGTTCATCGACGCAACGGGTGCCGACGTCAGAGACGCCGGGACGTCACTGATTCGGGTGCCGCCAAAGACCGAGCGGGCGCTCGACCGTCTCGAGCGTGACAATCTCTACGTTCGGATCGGTGTCGAAGACGACAAGAACGTCTTCGAGCACCTCGCGCGTCGGTTGATCTACGGCATGTTGCTCACGATGGCGCTGTTCTCGACCGGCGTCCTCTACGCGCTGGAGGCGCCCGAGGCATCGATCGTCGCCGGGGCGTTCGCAGTCGTCATCACGGTACAGCTCTACCGCTCGTTCCGGGAATCGCGAGGAATCAAGGCGAAACCCCAGTTCACGCGACAAAACGTGAGCCGACGGCGCGGCGAGGAGTGA
- a CDS encoding asparagine synthase-related protein codes for MATVLVANPSAEIVTRQDRTWVVVGTHTRELRDEIERGTDFEGVRELQTTLPGEGTVVALSGREDEPTVRAHRGITSAYEVFYCVDSSGEPIVTDLFKNALARLDPDDRTVPDRAVADHLLYRTTPIETYVERVHRLGHGETLTWDPGETHRTPLTETLDPEPGVSAAGAHRRLDEVLSAVCTPVADDATLMLSGGVDSTVLGPYLTNPTPSVTGSFDTPELAFEGAYAERAADLIDADREVVEMTEDEYVARLESAVDALGMPPHQLQTPTFDGIFREAEGRLVSGQVADAVFGLESALQTGRRVWRTRHLRYVPAVVERLKRHGEIRRGLERPPSDPDGHALGFGVYTDVPSAIESIGRDQYERRQRARYEYAMARVPPAAGDNFAKHAHAGQWVDFFCEDAGTVWRQAAIARGCEMYTPFAGKAVAELALGIPSPDRYMVDGEAKHVPKRLVEEWFPTYDRDKPKGNGNFPAERFLTTGPLASIFEQYELPAFAPDISGEVVERSAGLAWNLASYAIWRDRVLDAHDLEPAPHTRTASVAGRVSASAVERV; via the coding sequence ATGGCGACAGTACTGGTCGCGAATCCGAGTGCTGAGATTGTTACCCGACAGGATCGGACGTGGGTCGTCGTCGGAACGCACACGCGCGAACTCCGCGACGAGATCGAACGAGGAACCGACTTCGAGGGCGTGCGGGAGCTGCAGACGACGCTACCCGGGGAGGGAACCGTCGTGGCGCTCTCCGGGCGCGAGGACGAGCCAACGGTCCGGGCCCACCGCGGAATCACGTCGGCCTACGAGGTGTTTTACTGCGTCGACTCGAGCGGCGAGCCGATCGTCACCGATCTGTTCAAAAACGCGCTTGCACGGCTCGATCCGGACGATCGGACGGTTCCCGACCGGGCGGTCGCCGACCACCTCCTGTACCGAACGACGCCGATCGAGACGTACGTCGAGCGCGTCCACCGGCTCGGACACGGAGAAACGCTGACCTGGGATCCCGGTGAGACTCACCGGACGCCGTTGACCGAGACGCTCGATCCCGAGCCGGGTGTGTCCGCTGCGGGCGCACACAGACGTCTTGACGAGGTGCTCTCGGCGGTCTGTACACCCGTCGCCGACGACGCGACGCTGATGCTCTCCGGTGGCGTCGACTCGACCGTACTGGGTCCGTATCTCACGAATCCGACCCCGAGCGTCACCGGTTCGTTCGATACGCCCGAACTCGCGTTCGAGGGAGCGTACGCCGAGCGAGCGGCCGACCTCATAGACGCCGACCGCGAAGTCGTCGAGATGACGGAGGATGAGTACGTAGCGCGCTTAGAGTCGGCCGTCGACGCGCTCGGGATGCCACCCCACCAGCTCCAGACGCCGACGTTCGACGGCATCTTCCGAGAGGCGGAGGGGAGGCTCGTCAGCGGACAGGTCGCAGATGCCGTCTTCGGCCTCGAAAGTGCGCTCCAGACCGGTCGCCGGGTGTGGCGAACCCGCCACCTTCGGTACGTGCCGGCGGTCGTCGAGAGGCTCAAGCGCCACGGGGAGATTCGCCGTGGACTCGAGCGACCGCCGTCCGATCCGGACGGGCACGCACTCGGGTTCGGCGTCTACACCGACGTGCCGTCTGCGATCGAGTCGATCGGCCGGGATCAGTACGAACGCCGACAGCGGGCACGCTACGAGTACGCGATGGCCCGCGTTCCGCCGGCTGCTGGGGACAACTTCGCCAAGCACGCCCACGCAGGCCAGTGGGTCGACTTCTTCTGTGAGGACGCGGGTACGGTCTGGCGCCAGGCGGCGATCGCTCGAGGCTGTGAGATGTACACGCCCTTTGCCGGCAAGGCAGTCGCCGAGCTGGCGCTCGGGATCCCCTCGCCCGATCGGTACATGGTCGACGGCGAGGCCAAGCACGTTCCGAAGCGACTCGTCGAGGAGTGGTTCCCGACCTACGACCGGGACAAGCCCAAGGGGAACGGGAACTTCCCCGCCGAACGGTTCCTTACGACGGGGCCACTCGCGTCGATCTTCGAGCAGTACGAGCTCCCTGCGTTCGCCCCGGACATTTCCGGCGAGGTCGTCGAGCGCTCGGCCGGGCTGGCGTGGAACCTGGCCAGCTATGCGATCTGGCGAGATCGCGTGCTGGACGCGCACGATCTCGAGCCAGCGCCCCATACTCGGACGGCGTCGGTCGCCGGCCGCGTCTCGGCGTCGGCCGTCGAACGCGTCTAA
- a CDS encoding translation initiation factor IF-5A gives MAKQQQEVRDLQEGSYVMIDDAACKINAYSTAKPGKHGSAKARVEAKGVFDGKKRSLSQPVDAKIWVPIIDRKQGQIVSVDGDDMQIMDLETYETITMRVPEDKDVSPDDNIEYLEMEDQRKII, from the coding sequence ATGGCGAAGCAGCAGCAAGAGGTTCGGGACCTCCAGGAAGGAAGCTACGTAATGATCGACGATGCGGCTTGTAAAATCAACGCTTACAGCACGGCGAAGCCGGGCAAACACGGCAGTGCAAAGGCCCGCGTCGAGGCAAAGGGCGTCTTCGACGGCAAGAAGCGCTCGCTCAGTCAGCCCGTCGACGCGAAGATCTGGGTCCCGATCATCGACCGCAAGCAGGGACAGATCGTCTCTGTCGACGGCGATGACATGCAGATCATGGACTTAGAGACCTACGAGACGATCACGATGCGCGTCCCCGAGGACAAAGATGTCTCCCCAGACGACAACATCGAGTACCTCGAGATGGAAGACCAGCGAAAGATTATCTGA
- the speB gene encoding agmatinase, with translation MFPGATGTREAETDTQGRPSESGGVNFVVVGAPLDATTTFEPGARFGPRRVRLFSEPFDDYDRRTDQHFSALGVADDGDVRAWDDVDEYLEFLEGTVRDVVWDDAIPLVLGGEHTVSLSGVRAVEPDVFVCLDAHLDLYDAYDGNPLSHACVTRRILEDVDSVSEVLLLGARTGSELEWKRATESDVTVVPPEDVDDVDLASWIGDRTAYLSVDIDAADPAYAPGTGTMEPFGLEPRQLRRLVREAAPRSAGFDVVEVNDRDDGQAAALAGKLLREFVFSAADTE, from the coding sequence ATGTTTCCCGGGGCGACCGGTACGCGTGAGGCCGAGACCGACACGCAAGGACGACCGTCCGAGAGTGGCGGCGTGAACTTCGTGGTGGTCGGTGCGCCCCTGGACGCGACGACGACCTTCGAGCCGGGCGCTCGGTTTGGACCCCGGCGCGTGCGACTGTTTTCGGAGCCGTTCGACGACTACGACCGTCGAACCGACCAGCACTTTTCGGCCCTGGGCGTCGCCGACGACGGCGACGTCCGGGCGTGGGACGACGTCGACGAGTACCTCGAGTTTCTCGAGGGAACGGTCCGAGACGTCGTCTGGGACGACGCAATCCCGCTGGTGCTCGGCGGCGAACACACCGTCTCGCTTTCGGGCGTCCGCGCCGTCGAACCGGACGTGTTCGTCTGCCTCGACGCACACCTCGACCTCTACGACGCCTACGACGGCAACCCGCTCTCGCACGCCTGCGTGACCCGCCGCATTCTCGAGGACGTCGATAGTGTCTCCGAGGTCCTGCTTCTGGGCGCGCGAACCGGCAGCGAGCTCGAGTGGAAGCGAGCAACCGAATCCGACGTGACGGTCGTCCCGCCCGAGGACGTCGACGACGTCGACCTCGCATCGTGGATCGGCGACCGGACGGCCTACCTGAGCGTCGACATCGACGCCGCCGACCCGGCCTACGCGCCAGGGACGGGGACGATGGAGCCGTTCGGCCTTGAACCCCGTCAGCTGCGCCGGCTCGTTCGCGAAGCAGCGCCACGCAGCGCAGGATTCGACGTCGTCGAAGTCAACGACCGCGACGACGGGCAGGCCGCGGCGCTCGCGGGGAAGCTCCTCCGGGAGTTCGTCTTTTCTGCAGCCGACACCGAGTGA
- a CDS encoding phosphoribosyltransferase family protein: MFDDRADAGARLADALTARGVTADIVLGIPRGALPVARPVADALDADLDVVVARKLGAPGNPELALGAVASDGSVWLNDALVAQLGVSEPYLESVREEEAENASEKAARYRDGTGLPPLADREVVVVDDGVATGATAIACLRQIRGAGAERVTLAVPVGSPDSLADLESEADEVIALREPADFRAVGQYYRQFGQVSDAEAVEYLDR; encoded by the coding sequence GTGTTCGACGACAGAGCAGACGCCGGCGCTCGGCTGGCCGACGCGCTCACAGCGCGCGGCGTCACGGCCGATATCGTACTCGGAATTCCACGTGGAGCGTTGCCGGTGGCCAGGCCGGTCGCCGACGCGCTCGACGCCGACCTAGACGTCGTCGTCGCCCGCAAACTCGGCGCGCCGGGGAACCCCGAACTCGCACTCGGTGCGGTCGCGAGCGACGGCAGCGTCTGGCTAAACGACGCGCTCGTCGCCCAGCTCGGCGTCTCTGAACCGTACCTCGAGTCCGTCCGCGAGGAGGAAGCCGAGAACGCCAGCGAGAAGGCTGCCCGCTACCGCGACGGCACCGGCCTCCCGCCGCTTGCGGACAGGGAGGTCGTCGTCGTCGACGACGGCGTCGCGACGGGCGCGACGGCGATCGCCTGCCTTCGGCAGATTCGCGGGGCGGGCGCTGAGCGCGTTACACTTGCCGTCCCGGTCGGCTCGCCCGACTCGCTTGCGGACTTAGAGAGCGAAGCCGACGAGGTGATCGCACTCCGCGAGCCGGCCGATTTCCGGGCGGTTGGCCAGTACTACCGCCAGTTCGGACAGGTCTCAGACGCGGAGGCAGTCGAGTACCTGGACCGGTAG
- a CDS encoding NAD(P)H-hydrate dehydratase: protein MGRLQRTLSNVASEHGDGNGRVGMVGGSVAYPNQPTIVGLAALRAGSDHVRTLVAAEIYDAVASASSNLLVDRFVGERFDGEAAEAALEMAAWADVLVVGPGLVDAESAAIRRTIDETDCPTVVDALAIEPGLEADLSQAVLTPSEREDDAIKERYGSIEAFTEETGAVVALTGEVDEIVVDGQRLQNETGTSALTVAGTGDTLAGIVAALLGQGADRETAAELGAWILGKSGELATAEYGAGVVATDVIARIPDTMR, encoded by the coding sequence ATGGGACGACTCCAGCGGACGCTCTCGAACGTCGCGAGCGAGCACGGGGACGGGAACGGACGAGTCGGCATGGTCGGCGGGAGCGTCGCCTACCCGAACCAGCCGACGATTGTCGGGCTGGCTGCGTTGCGCGCCGGTTCGGACCACGTTCGAACGTTGGTCGCCGCCGAGATCTACGACGCGGTCGCCAGCGCCTCGTCGAACCTGCTGGTCGACCGGTTCGTCGGCGAGCGATTCGACGGCGAGGCGGCCGAGGCCGCACTCGAGATGGCCGCGTGGGCAGATGTACTGGTCGTCGGACCGGGGCTGGTCGACGCCGAGTCAGCGGCAATTCGGCGGACGATCGACGAGACAGACTGTCCGACCGTCGTCGACGCGCTGGCGATCGAGCCGGGACTCGAGGCGGACCTCTCGCAGGCGGTATTGACGCCCAGCGAGAGGGAGGACGACGCTATCAAGGAGCGGTACGGCTCGATCGAGGCGTTCACCGAGGAAACCGGCGCAGTGGTCGCGCTGACGGGCGAGGTCGACGAGATCGTCGTAGACGGGCAGCGGTTACAAAACGAGACCGGCACCTCGGCGCTGACGGTGGCCGGAACCGGCGATACGCTCGCAGGCATCGTCGCCGCGTTGCTCGGCCAGGGCGCCGATCGGGAAACGGCGGCCGAACTCGGAGCCTGGATCCTCGGGAAATCGGGAGAACTCGCGACGGCCGAGTACGGCGCGGGAGTCGTCGCGACCGACGTGATTGCCCGCATTCCGGATACGATGCGCTGA